The Rosa chinensis cultivar Old Blush chromosome 7, RchiOBHm-V2, whole genome shotgun sequence DNA segment cactctttctctctctcacagaaaCAGTTCCTCATGTCATCAGAATTGAAGGCAGCCCAGTCATGTCATCGGAATAGCTCGCTGAGGCAGTGGGACTGACGGTCGTCGTAGATCATGACCTTGTTGGGCGGGCAGAACGGATCGGGTCCGCCATTGAGGACGATGAAGTAGTGGTAGTGGAAGAGCATCTCCACGAATCTGACGTCGTGTCGTGGATCGGAGGGGTCGCAATGGCAGCGGTGGAAGGGGTCGCAGGTGTAAACGCGGAAGCCAAAGTCAGTGGCGGCAAAGAAGCAGGTGTGGTCCTAGTTGAAAGCCAGATGTAGGAGAGTGGTGGGGGATTGGGTTTGGGGTTTCTGGCCCATGGTTTGCTCCAGATCGGAGCTCGCGAAAATATTGTTctgctttttaattttttaattttttttttaaggtaaaATGTGGCAGAAGGCTCCAGaaggagagaaaaaagaaaaaaaaaagttttatccGAGGGGTAATATagggctattggggggcaatatacgtttttaaattgatataatctcttcatttttttctttaatcaaagttttaactatctaattttaggaatattagttctcattccggctaccaaaagttctattgagaggcaatagacgttttgaattgatgtaatcttctcttttttttctttaatcaaagttttatttgtctaaatttagggagattagttcccattctggcgactgaaagtcctatttgagggcaatagatgtctattgggggggcaatacatggctgatagacgtctattagggggcaatagacgttagggctgggcacgggccggttATTGAGTAATACCGAGCCCGATCCCTAAAATATATTTCAGTACGGGTCGGGACGAGATTTTGATTTTCCAAAGTTGGTACCGACGGTACCGAAACCGAACAGGTTCGGTACGGGCTTGGGTCGGGTTTGGCACTTaagcttctttcttcttttttttaaatgaaaaaaatgagcATGCTCTTGAGCGAGCATCTGGAACTCTGGAAGGCTCTAGGTTGGCTCTATCCATGAATTACAGCcagctaaacaaaaacaaagcaagCAAACACCGATTTAGAAAGGCATAGACTAtcaaaatccatatacaactcaaatattaatttttacaAACCCCGATCTCAACTTTTACAAACCTGGatctcaagaaaagaaaaacttaaaATTACCCTGCATAATTGCATATACAATTTCTTTCGTAGAACATGCACAAATTGACAAAACCCAGATCTTAAAAAAGATAATTAAAATCGATGGGAACAGATCTGGAGGGCGTTCCTTGTGGGTGGTGCGACGATTGTGGTGCCACAGAGGTTGACCGAAGATGGCGGTGGGCCGAGGATGCTGGAGTGCAGTGGTGTGGTGGTGATGTCTTTGAAAAAGAGAAGTTGAATAAAGGGTGAGGAAGAGAGAGCCATAGAGAGGTGAAGACgaagagggggagagagagagagagggagggagaacaaagaaaagaaatcgaGAGGAATAAAGGATAAAAGGGTGAGGGAGAGACAGCCATAGAGAGGtgggatagagagagagagagaagatagaaAAGAAAGTGGGTGGGTCGTGGGAGGGTAAGATAATATATATTatagatattatatatatatatatatatataatattcatATAAATAGGTACAGGCCGGGCCCAAAATGAGACTTAAAAATGAGAACCGAGGCTCATCCAGTTTATTAGGTACGGTACAGTACCGGCCCAACAgtaatttttatattttcattatcGGCCTGTTTTAGTTGTTTTCGATACGAGCTCGGGTCGGGTTCGGTACTTCGGTTTTATATGCCTagccctaatagacgtctattgggtattgcggggcaataaacctttccggtgagatttttagaaaattccggtgggcggtaGTCGATGACCAGAATCTGGGGGCCGGTGACCGAAATTCGGAGGCCGGTGACCAGATTCCAGCGACCAGTGACCAGGCTCCTGTGAAGTctctatggtttctctctcttccattctctctctctctctaagtaataaaggggtgagggtaaaatggtattaaaaaaattataaaaaaaaaaatcttaatggggtattagggaagacctccttagagtgttttgggtaagagggaaaaaaaatctccaaaaatggggtaagtggacaaaaaccctaaataatACTAGTACTAGATCAAAACACACACTCTGTGTGTGGgtttattaagagaagaggctttatTAGCCAAAGTGGACATGAAAAGACGACTAAATTCTTAGACCACAGAGTGTGTGTTTTGATCTAGTACTAGATCAAAAAACAcactatttaaaacaaaaaaaacaaaaacaaaataattattaCAGAAAACGTGGGGAGTTCTTGAATtctttttccctctcttttgTTGTGGAAGTGGGAAGTTATAGAGAGAAATTTTAGGgggaaataaattaaaattttattagGTTATTTTGTTTATTACGATTATGTCCTCTATTTATTAAAAGATACTTTTAGATAATCTATGGTCTAAGGATTTAGTCGTCTTTTCATGTCCACTTTGGCTAACAagacctcttctcttaataataatatagatatgCAAAATGAGAAGTAATCAGGATAACTACTAATTATAACGTATTACAGGAAAAGACAAAAATGCCCTTGATAAAAAAGGAGTTAACGGTGTTATTAATAGAGGGTGCCAAAAGTATGTCGGAAATTAATTTTGAGTTACCAATGTGATAGTTTTAGGATATTGGGAATCAAAGTGTTAAATGGCCCAAACTTCAAAGACTGTTTGTGATAAAATCTCTATTTTCTATGCATTTCTACATTCTCTATGAACTCTTCATTGTTATatcttaaataaaaaaaagacataATTGCCAAAATACCCCCTAAACTCGGCAAAATTAATACCCTCAACTTGCAATTGCGAAAATTAACACCTTAAACTTGATGAAAACTACCGACTTGCACCCCTCCGTCAAATTCAATGTTTTCCATCCAAATATGACTGAATGTAGGGGGTATTTATTATAAATgtcattttatatttatttctttgaacAATAAAATCGGCGGTTTGATAGAGGGTGCAAATTGACAGTTTTCGCCAAGTTCAAGGAGTTAATTCTCGCAATTGCAAGTTGCAGGTGTAAATTAACGATTATTGCCAAGTTTAGAAGGTATTTTATCCATTAtgcctaaattttttttaaaagatttGATTAAAATCTTTCGAACAcatttcttcatctttttacCTTCACAATTATACCACATTTGGGGAGTCTCTAAAATCTTTTACTTGCATGttgaatatttgaaatattAACTAAAGAACaccattttaaaaaaaaaaaaaaaaggaaaaaaaaaaaaaaacttaactcACTCCACCACATTTACAATGTTGAAATATTAACTAAAAGAACACCattctaaccattcatttcTTATTATTAGAACGAACCTCTAAATTTGGAAAGTGGCATGAAATGTATTGGTAGGTAAAAGGAGTCTTTGAACACAATATCTGCCCATGCATCTTTGAGAGGATATATTTCTTGGTGTCAAAAGGTAATTCTACACTTTATTTCATGGTCAGAGGATTTTGAAAGAGGCACTGGGGCATAGgtacaaaaatttcaaactacAATATGTCAAATGGAGAGGACCTTAACACATAAGGTAAGGTAGacctatccaaaaaaaaaaaaaaacagaaaaaaataatacataAGGTAGCAAATTGTATATGCACATAAATAACTAAATGTTGTACACGCATTTGAAAACATCTTGCACTCATACTAGTGTGCAAAGAGGGCAAGGCTAAACGATTTGGATAGCACGAGATTAGATTAAGTGTCACACATTTAGGGATACACAAACCATAAATACTTGGTAGTATCACATGTCAGAGATGCATTTGTCTAGAGTCTAGACACATACACGTGTTTTTTGTAACAAAAATAGCAGATGGGCTACATTAGATGGACATGGATGAGTTTCTAGATTCCAGAACTGACATTGGAATTGTTCTTCAAGCGGCAAAGTTCACTCAAGAAGTCCATGGAAGAAACAGGTGACCCAGCACCCCCTGCTGGAGCCATTAACTGAAGATAACCAAACCAAACATAAAAGCATGTGACTGAGACTAAAGATGACCAAATGTAATAGCTTGTGTGTGTGACAGAGAGAAGGGTTCATATTTACCTGATGAGGGAGTTTGAAGTGACTCCATGCTGCTCCGCTTCCTGAGTACATAACGGGtctttctgaaaaataaaaactatcaAATTAACTGACCAGCTGAGTTGTCAGGACTTCTGATATTTATGCTGAACTTTTGATACATGCTAAATAAGGTTCGTTATTAGCATATGCTTAAATGAAGTTCATATCAGACCTTTATCCCTTCTCTGAATTTGGTAGACTAAATGGTAAGCAGAACAAAAGAATATGTGAACCAAAGGGCTTAGCGATACATACTGCTTAACTATAGAGAAGATAACCAAAATGGACAAAATAAGATAAGAGCCACTAAATGGTAAGCAGAACAAAAGAATATGTGAACCAAAGGGCTTAGCGATACATACTGCTTAACTATAGAGAAGATAACCAAAATGGACAAAATAAGATAAGAGCCAAAAACACAATGATTTGTAGGACATAAAAATTTGCCATTTCAAACACCCAACTGGGGCACGAAACTCGAGTCTGCCCGTGTCAGACACTGCGTGAGATGCTTAAATAATATTCATTCCTGCTGGCTTAGACTAGAGTGCTTACGATTCTTGTCACTGATCTATACTGTCATAATTTTCATCCTTCTTTCGGTAAGTACACTTTAACAAGAAAAGATTTGCCAAGTATGAATAGATTCTATAAATCAAAACATGAACAAATGTAGGGGTGTGTCCTCATCTCTTAAAGTTGACACAACACTCACAGGATCACATGTTTGAAGCTCTGAACCACCAAACAATTATTCACACTCAGCGTCTTCAATATACCCTACTGCCATTCTTTCCATGCCACACTACTAGTACTTggtaaaaccttccaaaaattaCTAAATTGGA contains these protein-coding regions:
- the LOC112180919 gene encoding uncharacterized protein LOC112180919 isoform X3, whose translation is MLENPSSAAADPAAVVKRYAPPNQRNRPLNRRKSAGWAATMHCFNDSSVDLSERPVMYSGSGAAWSHFKLPHQLMAPAGGAGSPVSSMDFLSELCRLKNNSNVSSGI